Proteins encoded by one window of Conger conger chromosome 1, fConCon1.1, whole genome shotgun sequence:
- the LOC133121442 gene encoding zinc finger and BTB domain-containing protein 2-like, translating to MELANHSVVLLKQLNAQREFGFLCDCTVAIGDVFFKAHKAVLAAFSNYFRMLFIHQGSDCVRLKPADIQPEIFSYLLNLMYTGKLSPQMIDPLRLEQGVKFLHTFPLLQGMGQVSPMALSHSEVGMPVATSLYGIQISDQPSQPFSPYQDSSPSESDCLLGGKWALGESGPARFTLKGETSAAQFTMEAQGPETSSGSPAASAILHIKPSIMGRKTSTRRHYSCHLCGSQFAQRAGLAEHLLLHAQALLPEMWVSPSRSAASPTPAGVTPDPPPQDEECPRGTGDDGERALFADSPGTEAEGFWAGTSTPLHIAGIDNLEGTDPERGKRRRRYECATCGRKFIQKSHWREHTYIHTGKPYRCSACGKSFCRAKQAARHACLGQSPESYTAVDGHSMELCASEDSNQMETLFLDSSKPYKCNVCECTLSSPAEILKHPCFSQNTPILSGSGNEMTLCDGKTVKNNGLSSSQLIQSEDVLIDEKYHTWI from the exons ATGGAGCTGGCCAACCACAGTGTGGTCCTCCTGAAACAGCTCAACGCTCAGAGGGAGTTTGGTTTCCTGTGTGATTGCACAGTGGCCATCGGGGATGTGTTTTTCAAAGCGCACAAGGCTGTCCTCGCTGCCTTCTCCAACTACTTTCGAATGCTGTTCATTCACCAGGGCAG CGACTGTGTCCGACTGAAGCCAGCAGACATCCAGCCGGAGATCTTTAGCTACCTCCTGAACCTGATGTACACAGGCAAGCTGTCCCCACAAATGATTGACCCTCTGCGGCTGGAACAGGGGGTGAAATTCCTGCACACCTTCCCTCTCTTACAAGGGATGGGCCAGGTCAGCCCAATGGCTCTCTCCCACAGTGAAGTGGGGATGCCTGTGGCTACCTCTCTATATGGGATACAGATCTCAGACCAACCCAGCCAGCCCTTCTCGCCTTATCAGGACTCCTCTCCCTCTGAATCGGATTGCTTATTGGGTGGAAAGTGGGCACTGGGTGAATCTGGGCCAGCCCGCTTCACCTTAAAAGGTGAAACCAGTGCCGCCCAGTTCACAATGGAGGCCCAGGGGCCAGAAACATCCAGCGGGAGCCCAGCAGCGAGTGCCATCCTCCACATCAAACCCAGCATTATGGGGAGAAAGACCTCCACCCGCAGGCATTACTCCTGCCACCTGTGCGGGAGCCAATTTGCCCAGAGGGCCGGTCTGGCCGAGCACCTACTCCTCCATGCTCAGGCTCTGCTCCCGGAGATGTGGGTGTCGCCCAGCAGGTCTGCGGCCTCGCCAACACCCGCTGGCGTCACACCAGACCCGCCGCCCCAGGACGAGGAGTGCCCGCGTGGTACTGGTGATGACGGTGAGAGGGCGCTGTTTGCAGACTCACCCGGGACGGAGGCAGAGGGTTTTTGGGCGGGCACCTCAACCCCTTTGCACATCGCCGGCATCGATAACTTGGAGGGGACTGACCCGGAGCGGGGGAAGAGGCGGCGCAGGTATGAGTGCGCTACCTGCGGCCGCAAGTTCATCCAGAAGAGCCACTGGCGTGagcacacatacatccacacgGGCAAGCCCTACAGGTGTAGTGCCTGTGGGAAGAGCTTCTGCCGGGCCAAGCAAGCCGCCCGCCACGCCTGCCTGGGCCAGAGTCCTGAGTCCTACACCGCTGTGGATGGGCATAGTATGGAACTCTGTGCCAGTGAAGACAGCAACCAGATGGAGACATTGTTCCTGGACTCCAGCAAACCGTACAAGTgcaatgtgtgtgaatgcaccCTTTCCAGTCCTGCTGAGATCCTCAAGCACCCCTGCTTTAGCCAGAATACACCTATCCTCTCTGGGTCAGGTAACGAGATGACACTCTGTGATGGAAAGACTGTGAAAAACAATGGATTGAGCTCCTCTCAACTCATTCAATCTGAGGACGTTTTAATTGATGAAAAATATCATACgtggatataa